The following coding sequences lie in one Kribbella sp. NBC_00709 genomic window:
- a CDS encoding acyl-CoA thioesterase has protein sequence MPESLEDLVELLDLEMIDVDLFRGRQPQTSMQRVFGGQVLGQALAAASRTVDPERLVHSLHGYFLRAGDTSVPIVYRPEPTRDGGSFSSRRVVASQNGKPIFYMSASFQRPEPGLDHQDPMPDDVVPPEEAPRLATVLEARSGRPAADWDREWAALDVRLAGVTGRQFWIRAAGKLPDDPALHACVLAYASDLTLLGASLLPHGIVIGDRRIQPASLDHALWFHRPFRADEWLLYDQASPSASGARGFATGRLYTQSGGLIASVAQEGLIRPVGLDSDLLT, from the coding sequence TCGAGCTGCTCGACCTCGAGATGATCGACGTCGACCTGTTCCGGGGTCGTCAGCCGCAGACCTCGATGCAACGGGTGTTCGGCGGTCAGGTGCTAGGACAGGCGCTGGCCGCCGCGAGCCGCACGGTCGACCCGGAACGCCTGGTGCATTCCCTGCACGGGTACTTCCTGCGCGCCGGCGACACGTCCGTACCGATCGTGTACCGGCCGGAGCCGACCCGCGACGGTGGGTCGTTCAGCAGCCGGCGAGTGGTGGCCTCGCAGAACGGCAAGCCGATCTTCTACATGTCAGCGTCGTTCCAGCGCCCGGAGCCCGGCCTCGACCACCAGGATCCGATGCCGGACGACGTCGTACCGCCGGAGGAGGCGCCCCGGCTCGCGACCGTGCTCGAGGCTCGCTCGGGCCGGCCCGCCGCGGATTGGGATCGCGAATGGGCGGCGCTCGACGTACGCCTGGCCGGGGTCACCGGCCGGCAGTTCTGGATCCGTGCCGCCGGCAAGCTTCCCGACGATCCCGCGCTGCACGCGTGCGTCCTCGCCTATGCCAGCGACCTCACGCTGCTGGGCGCCAGCCTGCTACCGCACGGCATCGTGATCGGCGACCGTCGCATCCAGCCGGCGTCCCTGGACCACGCGCTCTGGTTCCACCGTCCGTTCCGTGCCGACGAGTGGCTCCTGTACGACCAGGCGTCTCCGTCGGCCTCCGGCGCGCGAGGCTTCGCCACGGGCCGCCTCTACACCCAGTCCGGCGGCCTGATCGCATCAGTAGCCCAGGAAGGTCTGATCAGGCCCGTCGGTCTGGACTCTGATCTGCTAACGTAG